One genomic region from Cellulomonas hominis encodes:
- a CDS encoding HNH endonuclease family protein encodes MTVTTTRSVRRAGTAARGPGSRPGRGRGRGGRRLGWAWLVLVLCVAAGAGLPAWTQAQESGRFPVTAADLDRARAELDALAVKGRAPRTGYERDAFGPAWADVDRNGCDTRNDVLARDLADTTFEPGTHDCVVLTGRLDDPYSGATIAFERGPDSADVQIDHVVALSDAWQKGAQQWDAERRRQFANDPANLLAVDGPTNAAKGDGDAATWLPPSTGYRCAYVVRQVRVKAAYGLWVTAAERDAMDRTLDGCVVAG; translated from the coding sequence GTGACCGTCACGACCACCCGCAGCGTCCGCCGAGCCGGGACCGCCGCACGCGGGCCGGGCTCCCGCCCGGGCCGGGGTCGTGGCCGCGGCGGTCGGCGGCTCGGGTGGGCGTGGCTCGTGCTGGTGCTCTGCGTCGCTGCGGGCGCGGGGTTGCCGGCCTGGACGCAGGCCCAGGAGTCCGGCCGGTTCCCCGTGACCGCGGCCGACCTCGACCGGGCCCGGGCCGAGCTCGACGCGCTGGCCGTGAAGGGCCGCGCGCCGCGCACCGGCTACGAGCGCGACGCGTTCGGCCCCGCGTGGGCGGACGTGGACCGCAACGGCTGCGACACCCGGAACGACGTCCTGGCGCGGGACCTCGCGGACACGACGTTCGAGCCCGGGACCCACGACTGCGTCGTCCTGACGGGCAGGCTGGACGACCCGTACAGCGGCGCCACCATCGCGTTCGAGCGCGGGCCGGACAGCGCGGACGTGCAGATCGACCACGTCGTCGCCCTGTCCGACGCCTGGCAGAAGGGCGCGCAGCAGTGGGACGCCGAGCGGCGCCGGCAGTTCGCGAACGACCCCGCCAACCTGCTGGCGGTGGACGGTCCGACGAACGCGGCGAAGGGCGACGGGGACGCCGCGACGTGGCTGCCCCCGAGCACGGGCTACCGGTGCGCGTACGTCGTGCGGCAGGTCCGGGTGAAGGCGGCGTACGGGCTGTGGGTCACCGCGGCGGAGCGGGACGCGATGGACCGGACGCTCGACGGGTGCGTCGTCGCCGGCTGA
- a CDS encoding phosphotransferase enzyme family protein, whose product MTTDDAPGSTGLADPEPPFGRLPAGAPAPRWLHEAVCAAWGWDPGTTAVDLLALSHNATFRVRVRGVPVAVTRVCRAPYMDDTAAIESEVAWTAALARDRVVRVPATLPPLDGRAVAMVADEREGRWVCLTSAVARGTVPDEATAPAALHRRLGTTAALLHEHALGFRRPRDFVRPAWEPADLVGPGSRWGPWEAAPLAAADLTLLARARDAALAALHEASRAPDSWGLVHADLRPGNVLLDGDDLTVIDFDDAGYSWFVLDLAAALTTVEHLPDAPDRAQAWAAGYQEVRPLTSADERAACALSLLRRLQVLGRTVTDPRGGPGGALRAEQPAGSVLVAERYLRSPTWLLR is encoded by the coding sequence ATGACGACCGACGACGCACCCGGCAGCACCGGGCTCGCCGACCCGGAGCCTCCGTTCGGGCGGCTGCCCGCCGGCGCGCCCGCACCCCGGTGGCTGCACGAGGCGGTGTGCGCGGCGTGGGGCTGGGACCCGGGGACGACGGCGGTCGACCTGCTCGCGCTGTCGCACAACGCCACGTTCCGGGTCCGGGTGCGGGGGGTGCCGGTCGCGGTCACCCGCGTGTGCCGCGCGCCGTACATGGACGACACGGCCGCGATCGAGTCGGAGGTCGCGTGGACCGCGGCACTCGCCCGCGACCGGGTGGTCCGGGTGCCGGCGACGCTGCCGCCGCTCGACGGCCGGGCGGTCGCGATGGTCGCCGACGAGCGCGAGGGGCGGTGGGTCTGCCTGACGTCCGCGGTCGCGCGCGGGACGGTGCCCGACGAGGCCACGGCGCCGGCCGCGCTGCACCGCCGGCTCGGCACCACCGCGGCCCTGCTCCACGAGCACGCCCTCGGGTTCCGGCGCCCCCGGGACTTCGTGCGCCCGGCGTGGGAGCCCGCGGACCTCGTCGGGCCGGGGAGCCGCTGGGGTCCCTGGGAGGCCGCTCCCCTGGCCGCGGCGGACCTGACGCTGCTCGCGCGTGCCCGCGACGCCGCCCTCGCCGCCCTGCACGAGGCGTCGCGGGCCCCCGACTCCTGGGGCCTCGTGCACGCCGACCTGCGACCCGGGAACGTGCTGCTCGACGGCGACGACCTGACCGTCATCGACTTCGACGACGCCGGGTACTCCTGGTTCGTGCTCGACCTGGCCGCCGCGCTCACGACCGTCGAGCACCTGCCCGACGCCCCGGACCGGGCACAGGCCTGGGCCGCCGGCTACCAGGAGGTGCGGCCGCTGACCAGCGCCGACGAGCGGGCCGCGTGCGCCCTGTCGCTGCTGCGGCGGCTGCAGGTGCTCGGGCGGACCGTCACCGACCCGCGTGGCGGTCCGGGCGGGGCGCTGCGGGCCGAGCAGCCCGCCGGGTCGGTGCTGGTCGCGGAGCGGTACCTGCGGTCGCCGACGTGGCTGCTGCGCTGA
- a CDS encoding ribonuclease Z yields MVRQLVVLGTASRVPTRTRNHNGYLLRWDGRDLLFDPGEGTQRQLTLAGAATTGIHRICLTHVHGDHCFGLPGVLSRMVLDGVEHPVHLHYPAEGEGVGRALVGLATPGLDLRLHPHATAGEVADGLRVEPLRHRVAAFGYRWSEPDGRTLLPGRLAAAGIAGPAVGELQRTGRAGSVRLADVSVPRRGQRVAVVMDTAPCPGAEALAADADLLLVESTFADEDAALAAQHRHLTAGQAGALAAAGRVRTVVLTHFSGRYDDLEPLAAQARATAGAARVVLARDLDRVDLPRRRAP; encoded by the coding sequence GTGGTCCGTCAGCTCGTCGTCCTCGGCACCGCCTCCCGGGTCCCGACCCGCACGCGCAACCACAACGGCTACCTGCTCCGCTGGGACGGCCGGGACCTGCTCTTCGACCCGGGCGAGGGGACGCAACGCCAGCTCACCCTGGCCGGCGCCGCGACCACCGGCATCCACCGGATCTGCCTGACCCACGTGCACGGCGACCACTGCTTCGGGCTGCCCGGCGTGCTGTCCCGCATGGTCCTGGACGGGGTCGAGCACCCGGTCCACCTGCACTACCCCGCCGAGGGCGAGGGCGTCGGGCGCGCCCTCGTCGGCCTGGCGACCCCCGGTCTCGACCTGCGCCTGCACCCGCACGCCACGGCCGGGGAGGTGGCGGACGGCCTGCGCGTCGAGCCGCTGCGGCACCGGGTCGCCGCGTTCGGCTACCGGTGGTCCGAGCCCGACGGCCGGACGCTCCTGCCCGGCCGGCTCGCCGCCGCCGGCATCGCCGGACCGGCCGTCGGGGAGCTCCAGCGAACCGGCCGCGCCGGGTCGGTGCGGCTCGCGGACGTGAGCGTGCCGCGGCGCGGCCAGCGCGTCGCCGTCGTCATGGACACGGCGCCCTGCCCGGGCGCGGAGGCGCTCGCCGCGGACGCGGACCTGCTCCTCGTCGAGTCGACGTTCGCGGACGAGGACGCGGCCCTCGCCGCGCAGCACCGGCACCTGACCGCGGGTCAGGCGGGGGCGCTCGCGGCGGCCGGCCGGGTCCGGACCGTCGTGCTCACCCACTTCTCCGGGCGGTACGACGACCTCGAGCCGCTCGCCGCGCAGGCCCGGGCGACGGCAGGGGCGGCCCGGGTGGTCCTGGCGCGCGACCTCGACCGCGTCGACCTGCCGCGGCGCCGGGCTCCCTGA
- a CDS encoding M50 family metallopeptidase, translated as MSGVLDTLRALPGEIWDRATTVQPAPDRWVVLGALAAALLCLVVPVLWHLSRHLLTIVHEAAHGLVAVLSGRRLSGIRLHSDTSGLTVSVGRPRGPGMVATAFAGYVGPSVLGLGAAWLLGRGYAVGLLWALVLALALLLVQIRNWYGLWAVLVTGVVLVGVTWWGSAAVQVAVAYAVTWYLLVGAPRAVLEMQAQRRRARGRGTSDADMLGRLTPLPGGFWVGAFLVVCVGALVLGGSWVLDRPLL; from the coding sequence GTGAGCGGTGTCCTCGACACGCTCCGGGCGCTGCCCGGCGAGATCTGGGACCGGGCGACGACCGTCCAGCCCGCCCCCGACCGGTGGGTGGTGCTCGGCGCGCTGGCGGCGGCCCTGCTCTGCCTCGTGGTGCCCGTCCTGTGGCACCTGTCCCGGCACCTGCTGACGATCGTGCACGAGGCGGCCCACGGGCTGGTCGCGGTGCTGTCCGGCCGTCGGCTGTCCGGGATCCGCCTGCACTCGGACACCTCCGGGCTGACCGTCTCGGTCGGCCGGCCGCGGGGGCCGGGGATGGTCGCGACGGCGTTCGCCGGCTACGTCGGGCCGTCCGTGCTCGGGCTGGGGGCGGCGTGGCTGCTGGGGCGCGGGTACGCCGTCGGGCTGCTGTGGGCGCTGGTGCTGGCGCTCGCGCTGCTGCTGGTGCAGATCCGGAACTGGTACGGGCTCTGGGCGGTGCTCGTGACCGGCGTCGTGCTGGTCGGGGTGACGTGGTGGGGGTCGGCCGCGGTGCAGGTCGCCGTCGCGTACGCCGTGACGTGGTACCTCCTGGTCGGGGCGCCGCGGGCGGTGCTCGAGATGCAGGCGCAGCGCCGCCGGGCCCGGGGCCGGGGCACGTCGGACGCCGACATGCTCGGACGGCTCACGCCGCTGCCGGGCGGGTTCTGGGTCGGGGCGTTCCTGGTGGTGTGCGTGGGGGCGCTGGTGCTCGGTGGGTCGTGGGTGCTGGACCGGCCGCTGCTCTGA
- a CDS encoding DUF2809 domain-containing protein: protein MTSDETRGDRAPAAPAPADRAPADRAPADRAGADRARTAAALAVPPVVLAGLATARYGTGAVGDALGDALYAVLVLLVVTLVRPRLPVAARAGLALGLCWAVELAQLTGGPAAAVAAWPPLRYLLGTTFAWPDLLAYAAGAGVAAAVMVLSSRRSGGPGRPALRRP from the coding sequence ATGACCAGCGACGAGACCCGGGGCGACCGCGCGCCGGCCGCCCCCGCGCCGGCCGACCGTGCGCCGGCCGACCGTGCGCCGGCGGACCGCGCGGGGGCCGACCGCGCCCGGACCGCCGCGGCCCTGGCCGTCCCGCCGGTCGTCCTCGCCGGCCTCGCCACCGCCCGGTACGGCACCGGTGCGGTCGGTGACGCCCTCGGGGACGCGCTGTACGCGGTCCTCGTCCTGCTGGTGGTCACCCTCGTCCGGCCCCGGCTCCCCGTCGCCGCCCGGGCCGGCCTGGCGCTGGGGCTGTGCTGGGCGGTCGAGCTCGCCCAGCTCACCGGTGGCCCGGCGGCGGCGGTCGCGGCGTGGCCGCCGCTGCGGTACCTGCTCGGCACGACGTTCGCCTGGCCGGACCTGCTGGCGTACGCGGCGGGTGCGGGGGTCGCGGCGGCGGTCATGGTGCTGTCCTCCCGTCGGTCGGGCGGTCCCGGACGGCCCGCGCTGCGCCGACCCTGA
- a CDS encoding excalibur calcium-binding domain-containing protein, whose translation MARTFNPPPDWPSAPQGWAPPPGWEPDPTWPPVPDGWDLWVEEARPAPRHRLLPLALAAVGGLVLGIVIGSGAAGAGLSDERETLAADQERLADATAAVESREEDAATAAEDAAADQAAADAASQQNVARADELAALAATLDQRSADLDATAAGLATREADVAAREAAAASRTGSSSSSSTTTSGGGSGGSSGASTYYANCDAARAAGAAPVHLGDPGYRAGLDRDGDGVGCE comes from the coding sequence GTGGCGCGCACCTTCAACCCGCCGCCGGACTGGCCGAGTGCACCGCAGGGCTGGGCGCCGCCGCCCGGGTGGGAGCCCGACCCGACGTGGCCGCCCGTCCCGGACGGCTGGGACCTGTGGGTGGAGGAGGCACGTCCGGCCCCGCGCCACCGGCTCCTGCCGCTCGCCCTCGCCGCCGTCGGCGGGCTGGTGCTGGGCATCGTGATCGGTTCCGGGGCCGCAGGCGCGGGCCTGTCCGACGAGCGGGAGACCCTCGCCGCCGACCAGGAGCGGCTCGCCGACGCCACGGCGGCGGTGGAGTCGCGCGAGGAGGACGCGGCGACGGCGGCGGAGGACGCCGCAGCCGACCAGGCCGCCGCCGATGCGGCCTCCCAGCAGAACGTCGCGCGCGCCGACGAGCTGGCCGCGCTGGCAGCGACCCTCGACCAGCGGAGCGCCGACCTCGACGCGACGGCCGCCGGGCTCGCCACGCGGGAGGCCGACGTGGCCGCCCGGGAGGCCGCGGCGGCGTCCCGGACCGGGTCCTCGTCGTCCTCGTCCACCACGACGTCCGGCGGCGGCTCGGGTGGGTCGAGCGGCGCGTCGACGTACTACGCCAACTGCGACGCCGCCCGCGCCGCCGGCGCGGCGCCCGTGCACCTCGGCGACCCCGGGTACCGGGCCGGGCTCGACCGGGACGGCGACGGCGTGGGGTGCGAGTAG
- a CDS encoding alpha/beta fold hydrolase: MTPTTVPAPATTTGTTVPPVLVREHRLRVPVDRSDPGRYPDIEVFARELVDPARDAEDLPLLLFLQGGPGGMGPRPLGGGWWSTALRTHRVVLLDQRGTGRSSRVDGRTVGRFATGAEAAGYLACFRADAVVEDAEALRHAVYGGRRWATLGQSYGGFLTLTYLSRHPEALTACYVTGGLPGIAATVEDVYARTFPRQAARVAAFARRYPGDVARLGALADRLSAGDVRLPDGDPFTVRRLQTLGMPLGMSTGVDALHWLLDTLDPDADGVPDDAFALAVQAQTGFDANPLYAVLQEVIYHQGERAGGWAAQAEADRRPELDPAARPLALTGEAVFPWMFADVRALRPFRAAAEALAARTSWPALYDPARLAANEVPVAAVQYVDDPYVDLDLALGTADAVGNAQVWVTNEFLHDGLRAAGDVILPRLVDLAAGRWSVTRR, encoded by the coding sequence GTGACCCCGACGACCGTGCCCGCCCCCGCGACGACCACCGGGACGACGGTGCCGCCCGTGCTGGTGCGCGAGCACCGGCTGCGGGTGCCGGTCGACCGGTCCGACCCGGGGCGGTACCCGGACATCGAGGTGTTCGCGCGGGAGCTCGTGGACCCCGCGCGGGACGCCGAGGACCTGCCGCTGCTGCTGTTCCTGCAGGGCGGACCCGGCGGGATGGGCCCGCGCCCGCTCGGCGGCGGCTGGTGGTCCACGGCGCTGCGGACGCACCGCGTCGTGCTGCTCGACCAGCGGGGGACCGGGCGGTCGTCGCGGGTCGACGGCCGGACCGTGGGGCGGTTCGCGACCGGCGCCGAGGCGGCCGGATACCTGGCGTGCTTCCGCGCGGACGCGGTCGTCGAGGACGCCGAGGCCCTGCGGCACGCCGTCTACGGGGGCCGGCGCTGGGCGACGCTGGGGCAGTCGTACGGCGGGTTCCTCACGCTGACCTACCTGTCCCGGCACCCGGAGGCCCTGACCGCCTGCTACGTGACCGGCGGCCTCCCCGGGATCGCCGCGACCGTCGAGGACGTGTACGCGCGGACGTTCCCCCGGCAGGCGGCCCGCGTCGCCGCGTTCGCCCGCCGGTACCCCGGCGACGTCGCGCGGCTCGGGGCGCTCGCGGACCGGCTGTCCGCCGGCGACGTGCGCCTCCCGGACGGCGACCCGTTCACCGTCCGGAGGCTGCAGACGCTCGGGATGCCGCTCGGGATGAGCACCGGCGTCGACGCGCTGCACTGGCTGCTCGACACCCTCGACCCGGACGCCGACGGGGTCCCGGACGACGCGTTCGCGCTCGCGGTGCAGGCGCAGACCGGGTTCGACGCCAACCCGCTGTACGCGGTCCTGCAGGAGGTCATCTACCACCAGGGCGAGCGCGCGGGCGGCTGGGCGGCGCAGGCCGAGGCCGACCGGCGGCCGGAGCTCGACCCCGCGGCGCGGCCGCTCGCGCTCACCGGCGAGGCGGTGTTCCCCTGGATGTTCGCGGACGTCCGCGCGCTGCGCCCCTTCCGCGCGGCCGCCGAGGCGCTCGCGGCGCGGACCTCGTGGCCGGCGCTCTACGACCCGGCCCGCCTCGCCGCCAACGAGGTCCCGGTCGCCGCCGTGCAGTACGTCGACGACCCGTACGTCGACCTGGACCTGGCGCTCGGGACCGCCGACGCGGTCGGCAACGCGCAGGTCTGGGTGACGAACGAGTTCCTGCACGACGGGCTGCGCGCCGCGGGCGACGTGATCCTGCCGCGGCTGGTGGACCTCGCGGCCGGGCGGTGGTCCGTCACCCGGCGCTGA